The proteins below are encoded in one region of Aequorivita iocasae:
- a CDS encoding bifunctional nuclease family protein has protein sequence MSLVKLTIKGISYSQTQNGAYALILNEVDGERKLPIVIGAFEAQSIAIALEKDITPPRPLTHDLFKNFADRFEIVVKQVIIHKLVDGVFYSSIICERDKIEEIIDARTSDAIALALRFKAPIFTYKNILDKAGIYLKTSTSKKTLSKKEEAVIENLILGEDKESVKPSREDYSKFSLSELNKMLDAAVKDENYEKAASLRDEISKRE, from the coding sequence ATGAGTTTAGTAAAACTTACCATAAAAGGAATATCTTACAGCCAAACCCAAAATGGCGCCTACGCACTTATCTTGAACGAAGTGGACGGCGAACGCAAATTGCCGATAGTAATTGGCGCTTTTGAGGCACAGTCCATTGCTATTGCCTTGGAAAAAGACATTACCCCGCCTAGGCCTCTTACCCACGACCTTTTTAAGAATTTCGCTGACCGTTTTGAAATTGTGGTGAAGCAGGTAATCATCCACAAACTGGTGGATGGGGTTTTTTATTCAAGCATTATTTGTGAACGTGACAAAATCGAAGAGATTATTGATGCACGTACCAGTGACGCCATAGCATTGGCCCTTCGGTTTAAAGCACCCATTTTTACTTATAAAAACATTTTGGACAAAGCAGGTATTTATCTTAAAACTTCCACTTCCAAAAAAACACTTTCAAAAAAGGAGGAAGCAGTTATTGAAAACTTAATTCTTGGAGAAGATAAAGAATCTGTAAAGCCTTCACGGGAAGATTATTCCAAGTTTAGCCTAAGTGAATTAAACAAAATGCTGGACGCTGCCGTAAAAGACGAAAATTATGAAAAGGCAGCAAGCCTACGCGACGAAATATCAAAAAGGGAGTAG
- a CDS encoding electron transfer flavoprotein subunit alpha/FixB family protein encodes MSVLVYTESEEGKIKKIALEAVSYAKGIADQMGTSVTAVTINTNDVSDLGKYGASKVLQVSNEKLNKFNGEAYADVIGQAAKNEGAQVIVLTSSANSKFLAPTLAVNLEAGYVANVIALPESTSPFKVKHSVFTNKAFATTEIKTNIKIIGLGKNSYGLKENETSASTETFSPNLDAHDFDMEIVSVDKATDKVTIADAEIVVSGGRGLKGPENWGMVEELAQTLGAATACSKPVSDMGWRPHSEHVGQTGKPVASNLYIAIGISGAIQHLAGINASKVKVVINNDPEAPFFKAADYGIVGDAFEIVPKLTEKLKEFKAQNA; translated from the coding sequence ATGTCAGTTTTAGTATATACAGAATCAGAAGAAGGAAAAATTAAAAAAATAGCTTTGGAAGCAGTTTCGTACGCAAAAGGAATTGCGGACCAAATGGGAACTTCGGTTACTGCCGTTACCATTAATACCAATGATGTTTCAGATTTGGGGAAATACGGAGCTTCAAAAGTTTTGCAGGTTTCCAATGAAAAATTGAACAAGTTTAACGGCGAAGCGTATGCCGATGTAATCGGCCAAGCTGCAAAAAATGAAGGCGCACAAGTAATTGTATTAACTTCTAGCGCAAACAGTAAATTTTTGGCCCCCACCCTCGCAGTTAACCTTGAAGCGGGTTACGTGGCAAACGTCATCGCCCTTCCTGAAAGCACTTCTCCATTTAAGGTAAAACACAGCGTTTTCACAAACAAAGCCTTCGCTACTACCGAAATTAAAACCAATATTAAAATAATTGGGTTGGGAAAAAATTCATATGGATTGAAGGAAAATGAAACCTCAGCTTCCACTGAAACTTTCTCGCCAAATCTTGATGCCCACGATTTTGATATGGAAATTGTTTCCGTAGATAAAGCAACCGACAAAGTAACCATTGCCGATGCAGAAATAGTTGTTTCCGGAGGTCGCGGCCTGAAAGGCCCCGAAAACTGGGGAATGGTTGAAGAGCTTGCGCAAACGCTTGGTGCTGCCACAGCTTGTTCAAAACCGGTGAGCGATATGGGCTGGAGACCGCATAGCGAGCACGTGGGGCAAACTGGAAAACCAGTGGCTTCCAACCTTTATATTGCAATCGGTATTTCCGGCGCAATACAGCATTTGGCGGGCATTAACGCCTCAAAAGTAAAAGTGGTAATCAATAACGATCCCGAAGCACCTTTCTTTAAGGCTGCAGACTACGGTATTGTAGGCGATGCTTTTGAAATAGTACCAAAACTCACCGAAAAATTAAAAGAATTTAAAGCGCAAAACGCATAA
- a CDS encoding electron transfer flavoprotein subunit beta/FixA family protein gives MKILVCISHVPDTTSKINFTDGDSKFDTNGVQFVINPNDEFGLTRAMWFKEKQGATVHVVNVGGAETEPTLRKALAIGADEAIRVNTAATDGFSVAKQLANVAKEGGYDLVIGGRESIDYNGGMVPGMVAKLIGANFVNTCISLEVEGDKATAIREIDGGKETLKTSLPLVIGGQKGLVEESDLRIPNMRGIMQARTKPLNVKEPVDANAETNTVSFAKPAPKGAVKLVDNVDELVNLLHNEAKVI, from the coding sequence ATGAAAATATTAGTCTGTATCAGTCACGTACCGGACACAACTTCCAAAATTAATTTTACTGACGGCGATAGCAAGTTTGACACAAATGGGGTTCAGTTCGTAATCAATCCAAATGACGAATTTGGTCTTACTCGAGCTATGTGGTTTAAAGAAAAACAAGGAGCCACAGTACACGTGGTAAACGTTGGAGGTGCTGAAACTGAGCCTACACTTCGCAAAGCATTGGCTATTGGAGCCGATGAAGCTATTAGAGTAAACACTGCTGCAACCGATGGTTTTTCAGTTGCAAAACAACTTGCAAATGTTGCAAAAGAAGGCGGTTACGATTTGGTAATTGGCGGTAGGGAATCAATCGATTACAACGGCGGAATGGTACCCGGAATGGTTGCCAAACTAATTGGCGCAAACTTCGTAAATACCTGTATCAGCCTTGAAGTGGAAGGCGATAAAGCCACAGCAATTCGCGAAATAGATGGCGGAAAGGAAACTTTGAAAACATCACTTCCGTTGGTAATTGGCGGACAAAAGGGGTTGGTTGAGGAAAGCGATCTTCGCATCCCAAATATGCGCGGTATTATGCAGGCCCGCACAAAACCTTTGAACGTTAAAGAACCTGTGGATGCAAACGCCGAAACAAATACGGTGTCATTTGCAAAACCTGCACCTAAAGGTGCGGTAAAGTTGGTTGATAACGTAGACGAATTGGTGAACCTTCTTCATAACGAAGCGAAGGTAATTTAA
- a CDS encoding NupC/NupG family nucleoside CNT transporter yields the protein MRKFTLVAIALFFIGNTFAQSIEKTWQFSEVKDENGLSVLNINPEKDFLKLENGVFEYQVASDSLKSSGDYMFQNNLLVLFFNNPTDSIRRFRVEQITDSTLSLSEKNYKYQLKTPNMQNASALETVTKTSEIIPSAGFSFQSLWRGVLGMFSLIIIAFLFSSNRKAINWKTVGLGLAFQLLIAIGVLKVNFIKNAFEGVGQIFVNVLDYTKAGSEFLFGGMLDINSFGFIFAFQVLPTIIFFSALTSVLFYFGIIQIVVKGMGWLLTKLLNISGAESLSVAGNIFLGQTEAPLLIKAYLEKMNKSEMLLVMIGGMATVAGAVLAAYIGFLGGDDPELRLTFAKHLLAASVMAAPGAIVISKILYPQTEPINTDVKVSSEKIGSNFLDAIANGTTEGLRLAVNVGAMLLVFVAFIAMLNGILGWVGEVTSVNSWVAEKSAYDSLSLEAILGTVFAPLMWLIGVAKEDMFMMGQLLGIKLAASEFVGYIQLAELKNVTNELHLNYEKSIIMATYMLCGFANFASIGIQIGGIGSLAPGQRKTLSKFGMKALIGGTIASLISATIAGMIIG from the coding sequence ATGCGAAAATTCACACTTGTAGCCATTGCGCTTTTTTTCATCGGCAATACTTTTGCTCAAAGCATTGAAAAAACCTGGCAATTTTCCGAAGTAAAAGATGAAAACGGCCTTTCCGTTCTAAATATAAACCCTGAAAAGGATTTCCTTAAACTCGAAAACGGTGTTTTTGAATATCAGGTTGCCAGTGATAGTTTAAAGTCGAGCGGCGATTATATGTTTCAGAACAATTTATTGGTGCTATTTTTCAACAATCCCACAGACAGCATTAGAAGATTTCGCGTAGAGCAAATTACAGATAGCACACTTTCCCTTTCAGAAAAAAATTACAAATACCAGCTAAAAACGCCCAACATGCAAAATGCTTCGGCATTGGAGACCGTTACTAAAACTTCAGAGATAATTCCCAGCGCAGGCTTTTCTTTCCAAAGTCTTTGGCGTGGTGTTTTAGGGATGTTTTCATTAATAATTATAGCTTTTCTTTTCAGCTCAAACAGAAAGGCTATCAATTGGAAAACGGTGGGTCTTGGACTGGCTTTCCAACTGTTGATTGCCATTGGTGTTTTGAAAGTAAATTTTATAAAAAATGCCTTTGAAGGTGTGGGCCAAATATTTGTAAATGTCTTGGATTATACCAAAGCAGGAAGCGAGTTCCTTTTTGGCGGAATGCTGGATATCAACTCTTTCGGTTTCATCTTTGCGTTTCAGGTATTGCCAACCATTATATTTTTCTCTGCACTTACTTCTGTGCTTTTCTATTTCGGAATTATCCAAATAGTTGTAAAAGGAATGGGATGGCTGCTTACAAAGCTTTTGAATATTTCAGGCGCTGAAAGTTTGAGCGTTGCAGGAAACATCTTTTTGGGCCAAACCGAAGCCCCGCTTTTGATTAAAGCATATTTGGAAAAAATGAACAAGAGCGAAATGCTACTTGTTATGATTGGCGGAATGGCAACTGTTGCGGGAGCTGTACTTGCTGCGTATATCGGCTTTTTGGGCGGTGACGACCCCGAATTGCGATTGACTTTTGCCAAACACCTTTTGGCAGCCTCCGTCATGGCAGCGCCAGGCGCTATCGTGATTTCTAAAATACTCTATCCGCAGACTGAACCTATCAATACTGATGTAAAGGTTTCTTCTGAAAAAATTGGCTCCAACTTTTTGGATGCTATTGCCAATGGAACTACTGAAGGTTTGAGACTTGCGGTAAACGTGGGCGCTATGCTTTTGGTTTTTGTAGCCTTTATTGCAATGCTCAACGGAATATTAGGATGGGTTGGCGAAGTAACTTCAGTCAATAGTTGGGTTGCCGAAAAATCTGCTTATGACAGTCTTTCTTTGGAAGCAATATTGGGGACGGTATTTGCTCCTTTAATGTGGCTTATAGGCGTGGCAAAAGAAGATATGTTTATGATGGGCCAATTATTGGGAATAAAACTTGCCGCAAGTGAGTTTGTTGGGTACATTCAGTTAGCAGAACTTAAAAACGTAACCAATGAGCTACACCTTAACTACGAAAAAAGCATCATTATGGCCACTTATATGCTGTGTGGGTTTGCGAATTTTGCATCCATCGGAATTCAGATTGGCGGAATTGGTTCTCTGGCACCCGGACAGCGAAAAACCCTTTCTAAGTTTGGGATGAAAGCTTTGATTGGCGGAACAATTGCATCGTTAATATCTGCAACTATCGCGGGAATGATTATTGGCTAA
- the egtB gene encoding ergothioneine biosynthesis protein EgtB yields the protein MIATDTLVSFFLETRQHTEDICKPLEIEDYVVQPIVDVSPPKWHLGHTTWFFEEFILKPHKPNYKLFHEDFAFVFNSYYENVGKRVIRNDRGNLSRPGVAKVYDYRQYVTNEMKDFLSEEISAEIEEILLIGIHHEKQHQELLVTDIKYILGNNPLLPKYNDSFSENPRQNFQREWIEMYEGIYEIGHTNSDEFCYDNELGRHKVYLHDYKISNKLVTNAEYLEFINAGGYQDFNLWHAEGLDWVKQNQIEAPMYWHNIDGEWHQYTLNGLQKLNINAPLSHISYYEAFAFAQWKECRLPTEFEWEVAQENFEWGNRWEWTESAYLPYPGYTKAPGAIGEYNGKFMVNQKVLRGGSVSTSSKHTRPTYRNFFHPNLRWQFTGLRLVK from the coding sequence ATGATTGCTACAGATACACTGGTTTCCTTCTTTCTCGAAACCCGCCAACATACAGAAGATATTTGCAAACCGCTGGAAATTGAGGATTATGTGGTACAGCCCATTGTGGACGTTTCCCCTCCCAAATGGCACTTGGGCCATACCACTTGGTTTTTTGAGGAATTCATTTTAAAGCCCCACAAACCAAATTACAAACTCTTCCACGAGGACTTCGCTTTTGTTTTTAACAGCTATTATGAAAATGTGGGCAAACGAGTAATAAGAAATGATCGCGGCAATCTCTCGCGACCCGGCGTTGCAAAGGTTTATGATTACAGGCAGTATGTTACCAATGAAATGAAGGATTTTCTTTCAGAGGAAATTTCCGCAGAAATTGAAGAAATTCTTCTAATAGGAATCCATCACGAAAAACAGCATCAGGAACTTCTGGTTACAGATATAAAATACATCCTAGGAAATAACCCGCTATTGCCGAAATACAACGACTCCTTTTCAGAAAATCCGCGCCAGAATTTTCAACGGGAGTGGATTGAAATGTACGAAGGTATTTATGAAATAGGCCATACAAATTCCGACGAATTCTGCTATGACAATGAGCTAGGAAGGCACAAAGTATATCTACACGATTATAAAATTTCAAACAAGCTTGTTACCAATGCCGAATACCTGGAATTTATAAATGCCGGAGGTTACCAAGATTTTAATTTGTGGCACGCCGAAGGCTTGGACTGGGTGAAACAAAACCAGATAGAAGCCCCAATGTATTGGCACAATATTGATGGGGAATGGCACCAATATACATTGAATGGACTTCAAAAATTAAATATTAATGCCCCCCTTTCCCACATTTCCTATTATGAAGCTTTTGCATTTGCACAATGGAAGGAATGCCGCCTACCCACTGAATTTGAATGGGAAGTAGCCCAAGAAAATTTTGAATGGGGCAACCGTTGGGAATGGACTGAGAGCGCATACCTGCCCTACCCAGGTTACACCAAAGCTCCCGGCGCCATTGGCGAGTACAATGGAAAATTTATGGTAAACCAAAAAGTGTTGCGCGGCGGTTCCGTGTCAACATCTTCCAAACATACACGACCTACTTACAGAAATTTTTTCCACCCTAATCTGCGGTGGCAATTCACAGGATTAAGGTTGGTGAAATAA
- a CDS encoding L-histidine N(alpha)-methyltransferase, with amino-acid sequence MATTTATLLDTTFKKEVFEGLSAFPKYLSSKYFYDKKGDKLFQEIMAMPEYYLTECEFQILSSHTETIGELFRDRENGLDLIELGAGDGKKTKVLLKYMAENNFNFIYKPIDISENAVEMLSNNLAEEMPALNVDAEVGEYFEVLERLKGFNKRKKVIMVLGSNIGNLKHPKAIEFLTQLKDVMLRDDLLFMGFDQKKNPQSILNAYNDKSGITAAFNKNILTRINRELEGNFDIEKFTHWESYNPETGTAKSFLVANEAMQVTIEKLQLTVNFDQWETIHTEISQKYDDKTVQWLAEKSGLEIETSFTDEKEYYKNYAFRKL; translated from the coding sequence ATGGCAACAACTACCGCTACGCTTTTGGACACTACCTTTAAAAAAGAAGTTTTTGAAGGTCTCAGTGCATTTCCTAAATATTTATCTTCGAAATATTTCTATGATAAAAAGGGCGATAAGCTCTTTCAGGAAATTATGGCAATGCCCGAATATTATCTTACTGAGTGCGAATTCCAAATACTTTCATCACATACTGAAACCATTGGAGAGCTTTTTCGTGACCGCGAAAACGGTTTGGATTTAATTGAACTTGGCGCTGGTGATGGGAAAAAGACAAAGGTTCTGCTAAAATATATGGCTGAAAATAACTTCAATTTTATTTACAAGCCCATTGACATTAGTGAAAATGCCGTGGAAATGCTGTCAAATAATCTCGCCGAAGAAATGCCAGCTTTAAATGTAGATGCTGAAGTGGGAGAATATTTTGAAGTCCTGGAAAGATTGAAAGGTTTTAATAAACGCAAAAAGGTAATAATGGTTTTGGGAAGTAATATCGGAAACCTAAAACATCCAAAGGCAATTGAATTTCTCACTCAATTAAAAGATGTAATGCTTCGGGATGATCTGCTGTTCATGGGTTTTGACCAAAAAAAGAATCCACAAAGCATACTAAACGCGTACAATGACAAATCTGGAATTACAGCGGCATTCAACAAGAATATTTTAACCCGAATAAATCGTGAGCTTGAAGGAAATTTTGATATTGAAAAATTCACTCATTGGGAATCCTACAATCCCGAGACGGGTACTGCCAAAAGTTTTTTGGTTGCTAACGAAGCGATGCAAGTAACTATCGAAAAGTTGCAGTTAACTGTAAATTTTGATCAATGGGAAACCATCCACACCGAAATTTCACAGAAATACGATGATAAAACGGTACAATGGCTTGCAGAAAAATCTGGCCTCGAAATTGAAACTTCCTTTACGGATGAAAAAGAATATTATAAGAATTATGCTTTTAGAAAACTTTAA
- a CDS encoding energy transducer TonB, translated as METSKFYHLDVKNIGLYKITEKVIENLLPISKYKNIEGVTLYDTFNIELDFPLKKIPHTTKEKIYTLQSVEKSPEFPGCYADKNEELRVCMSENIKTHIANNFNVFLKPNSRVKKGNQRINIQFIINKNGFVDDIKVKAKFKELEKEAIRVIKSLPKMTPGKNGKESVDVLFLLPMTFKLQ; from the coding sequence ATGGAAACTTCAAAATTTTATCATCTAGATGTTAAAAATATTGGATTATACAAAATTACCGAAAAAGTCATCGAAAACTTACTTCCTATTTCTAAATATAAAAATATTGAAGGAGTTACGCTTTACGATACATTTAATATTGAACTAGATTTTCCTTTAAAAAAAATTCCACATACAACTAAAGAAAAAATTTATACTCTTCAAAGTGTAGAAAAAAGTCCTGAGTTTCCTGGATGTTATGCTGATAAAAATGAAGAGCTCAGAGTCTGTATGTCTGAAAATATAAAAACACATATTGCCAATAATTTTAATGTTTTTTTAAAACCAAACTCCAGAGTTAAAAAAGGAAATCAACGCATAAATATTCAGTTTATAATCAATAAAAATGGATTTGTGGATGATATTAAAGTAAAAGCAAAATTTAAAGAATTAGAAAAAGAAGCAATTCGGGTTATAAAAAGTCTTCCAAAGATGACCCCAGGCAAAAACGGAAAAGAATCTGTTGATGTTTTATTCCTTTTACCCATGACTTTCAAATTACAATGA
- a CDS encoding energy transducer TonB: MKTLLIAVCILFSTTIFAQEEWGDVKKNTVTLKEIGPIWPGCENGSAAERDNCFNNKLATHIAKNFKYPPEAYKKNEEGRVIVEFIINEQGMVEVKNVSGGSKALQDEAKRNIMAIPKMAKPGMMGGKPRTIKFTVPFTFKTGK; the protein is encoded by the coding sequence ATGAAAACCCTACTTATTGCAGTATGCATTCTATTCTCAACCACCATCTTTGCACAAGAAGAATGGGGTGATGTTAAAAAAAACACAGTGACCCTTAAAGAAATAGGGCCAATCTGGCCAGGTTGTGAAAATGGTAGCGCTGCAGAACGCGATAATTGTTTCAACAACAAACTAGCAACACACATTGCCAAAAACTTTAAATATCCACCAGAGGCCTACAAAAAGAACGAGGAAGGTAGAGTAATCGTAGAATTTATTATAAACGAACAAGGCATGGTAGAAGTGAAAAATGTTTCCGGAGGATCAAAAGCGTTGCAGGATGAAGCCAAACGAAATATTATGGCCATCCCGAAAATGGCAAAACCCGGAATGATGGGCGGTAAACCTCGCACTATTAAATTTACGGTCCCTTTTACTTTTAAAACCGGGAAATAG
- a CDS encoding thymidylate synthase, protein MKQYHDLLRHVMENGTVKKDRTGTGTKSVFGYQMRFDLSEGFPMVTTKKLHLKSIVYELLWFLNGDTNVKYLQENGVRIWNEWADENGDLGPVYGHQWRNWNSEEIDQISDIIKTLKTNPDSRRMLVSAWNPSVLPDTSNSFSENVSNGKAALPPCHAFFQFYVADGKLSCQLYQRSADIFLGVPFNIASYALLTIMMAQVCGYQPGDFVHTFGDAHIYSNHFEQVELQLSREPRALPKMLLNPEVKDIFGFTFDDFTLVDYNPHPHIKGAVAV, encoded by the coding sequence ATGAAACAATATCACGATCTTCTAAGGCACGTAATGGAAAATGGTACTGTAAAAAAAGACCGCACGGGCACAGGCACCAAAAGTGTTTTTGGCTACCAAATGCGCTTTGATCTCAGTGAAGGTTTTCCTATGGTCACCACTAAAAAACTTCATCTAAAATCTATAGTTTATGAACTTTTGTGGTTTTTGAATGGCGATACAAATGTGAAATATCTTCAGGAAAATGGGGTGCGTATTTGGAACGAATGGGCAGATGAAAATGGCGATTTGGGCCCCGTTTATGGCCACCAATGGCGAAACTGGAACAGTGAGGAGATTGATCAAATTTCAGATATCATAAAAACCCTAAAAACCAATCCCGATAGCCGCCGAATGCTCGTTAGCGCTTGGAATCCCAGTGTTTTGCCAGACACCTCAAACTCTTTTTCCGAAAATGTATCCAATGGTAAGGCAGCGCTTCCACCCTGCCATGCCTTCTTTCAATTTTATGTAGCCGATGGTAAGTTATCCTGCCAGCTTTACCAACGCAGCGCCGATATTTTCTTGGGCGTTCCTTTCAACATTGCATCCTATGCACTATTAACGATTATGATGGCGCAGGTTTGTGGCTATCAGCCTGGCGATTTTGTCCACACCTTTGGCGATGCCCATATTTACAGCAATCATTTTGAACAAGTAGAACTTCAATTATCGCGTGAACCGCGAGCTTTGCCAAAAATGTTGCTTAATCCAGAAGTAAAAGATATATTTGGCTTTACTTTTGATGACTTTACACTTGTGGATTATAATCCTCACCCCCACATTAAAGGTGCTGTTGCCGTTTAA